In Channa argus isolate prfri chromosome 15, Channa argus male v1.0, whole genome shotgun sequence, the DNA window AACCCTGGAAAAGAACCAGGATCTGTTCAGCTGAATTTATGATGACTGGAATGACTGGAAGCATGCTAAAACTGCTAGCAGAGCTTCAAGATAGcgaaagaaagtgagaaaaaatctgttcttttcCACCCACAACGATTGCAAAACTTGTTCCAAGTGAGGACCAATGCTTTACATGAAGACCATTCTTTAATGGCAATCAAGTACCAAACTAATATTTGCATGTGAGTGAACAAATTCTAATacaattatgtttaaaattttcAATTCAACCATATTGTGTTGTAGTTGTTCTGTGTTCAAATTCATTCGCTAGTACCACACAGGTTGCTAATTAACTAACTTTTGTAAGCCATTCTCAATAACTCGTTAACTCTCACACTGGTGATTCAGCTAAATAAGGATAGTGTTTTGTATAACAAGTGTTACTAGCAATCAGTCAAAAGAGCTTTTACCAATCAATCTAAAAACTGTGCTAAGATTCTATTGTTTGCACTGGAAAACGTGGAGGGTGAAATCAGGGTCAAATTATTGGTTAAAATACAAGGATCTCTGTTACCTGGTTAACTAGTGGCACGtgctcaggtgtgtttgtgtcctcagGTCCCAGTCGGCCTTACTAATCTCACCATTCGTCTCCATCTGGATAAAAACCTGCTGACCTTTCTGCCGGCCGACGCTTTCTCTGATCTCTTTCTGCTCACTGAGCTCGACCTGTCACACAACCAGGTACTGAACCAGCACCTGTTGAGACCAGTATAGAGAGATTAAACCAGAGGGAAACTGGAAATGGCGGTTAAGTTTCCTGTTTCCTCTCAGCTCTCCTTGCTGGAACCTGGTTGTTTCCACGGTTTGGCATCTTCCCTTCATTTTCTGGACCTCTCATCCAATCGACTTACAACGCTGGACCCGACAGTGCTTGGCAACCTGGGATGTCTTGCCAACCTCACACACAATCCCTGGCACTGTGACTGCAAGATGCAGGTAAGTTTGATTTGTGCAGACATGTAAGAAGACCTCTTGGAATTTGTTAGCTGAACAACAGAAGTATAAAATTGTTTAATTCACTTTTTaatgtaactttatttaaattcactaattcacaacaaagtcaagtCTGTTCCGATCTgtagaaaaaaatccaacaaatccCCTATGAGCAGCACTAGGTGACTGGAGCAGAAAAAACCCTTTTAATtagttggtaggaccagtagctgcccactggaaaaacacagcctcaaagccggggacacctggagaaaggaacagagagaggaagacagagggagaaggaaATGTACGggaaagagaagacaaagtgGTGACTCAAGTGCAGTggtgaagagagaggagaggggaggtgCTCAGTACATCAGTGGAAGCAGCATAGGAGCAAAACTAAGAGCTATTTCAGTGAGCAGAAGAACTCTGTTcttgagatttgttttaaatgttaggtaaaggacaaatccttgTCAAATTAACTCTGAGGTTCCTTGCAGTAACTCCAAAAATTGTTTGAGTCTGCATTCAGGAGGCCAAAGCTGTGGCAACTAGTATAATGATATtgttggacagcatatttctgagattttaggcccaaatacaataacttcagttttgtctgaatttagaagtaggaaattgtaggacatccaggcctgaTTCATCAAATTGAATATGGATCAAAATTATGGGGTGAAACATTTTTGAGCAGTCTAGTCAGGATTAACAGACATGTAGattgtttagattttgttttttatccaaagcagcaAATGGGAAAACTTGGGGGTTCATTgacttgcccagggacacttcaacttgtagccaggaggacctATATCCAAACCACTGACGATTTTATCTTTCATGAACCCTGCTTTAAGTTGCAGGTTTTTGAACTGTGCCATGGAGGTCATGGAGCAGTATTATTGTACACAATGATAATTAACTTGTATGGgagtaaagttaaggtggctactcTCTATTGTATTGACACATGTTGGCAAAATGGCGAAGGATGATAGAATAactttctaaaatgtatttaccgcattttcagataaacatgtCGTGCAGTGgattttttacagtgttttgcGGTCAATATTGTAAATTCAAaggttaataaaatattttttgtaaaatctgCAGaaactctctctctgtgttcagTTGTCCCTGCCTCAGTTGGATCTGGATCCATCGTCTCTGGCTCATGTCATCTGTGAAAGCTCTGACATCCCAAACCTTGGTATACACGCACTCATTAGTAACGTAATGTAACATAAATGCAACATAAAGTAATGTAATGTGTCTTAGTTTTTATGGCTGTGTTACTTTTGTctctaatgtattttttatgtattattaatgCATTATGTATGACAGTCAACGCGGATACAAAAACATTCTCAGACAggataatgaaaacaaacataacacagGACAATAATATGTATTCTAATGTAATATGTCATGTAATTTTCTTGTTAGACATTTTATATAACTTCATGTTCCTAATTTTGTTATATTCcccaatataaaaataaattgaaatagtTTTATTGTGTACATCAAATGTTGTTTCACTACTTTATGTTGCTTTATGCTGTGGTATGTTACATTCAGGTAATGTAACAATGTAACATGCTTTACTACACTATAATGCTACGCTAAATTTATTGTTCATCTGGTATTATGCTCATTAAACATTGTCTTACATTACCTTATTTATGCACGGTTACattaaatgtataatgttttatttgtcatcTTATGTTcgttaattaattaattaattttgaataATGTTGCTTTAGGTTACCTTCACTTCTAAGTCCAAAATATATCATATGGTAATTTACTTTAACGTTGGATTATGTTTCCTTAATTGTGCCCATTTTAACTAAGTTCATATTTTAATGTTCCATTATGATCACTAAATGTTTCCAACCAAAATGTGCAGCTGGTACAACTGTCTAAAAAACTACTGTATTAAGAATTTCTGAGCCCACAGCAGAAGCAAACCAATATTTCAATTTGTAAATCTTTGTTCTTGTTCCAGGAACTATTGGGATATCAGTGGTCCTACTGGTGGAGGACTGGGATCTTTGTCTGTCAGTGAGGAGAACAACTGACGTGGTGATGCTGTTCACCATGTTCCTCTGGTTCTCCATGCTCTTCTCCTACCTGTTCTACTACATCCACCAGAACCAGGAGCATTTCCGCCGACATATGGAGTACCTCAAGACCCTGCAGTCCAACCAGGTGTAGAGGATAGAGTGCCACCTGCAGGAGATCAGAAGGATTTGACATGTTCTTTACGTTTATACTGGGAGAACTGGTTTTGAGAACTGTACTTTGAGGATGCAGATCATGTCCTTTAGTTTCACCTCTGAAAATCTTTTTAAGGGCCCTAAGAATCCTGAACGTCCTTAAGGACCTGTCGATCTTTCTTGTCGATCAACTACCCTTCAAACCACATGAAGGAGTTCTACAACCTCCTTAAAAACCAGAGAGTTCCCTAGTCTTTGAGCCTCCTAAAGGTGTTCTGGATACACTTTGATGACCTTTAAGATTCTTCAAAGAGTTCTTCATGATTTATTGAGACCCTTAGATCTTTCTAAGATTCCATGTATTCTGACAGGACTTTTCGAATGACTCCTGACTGTCCTCAGTAATTTTTCCTTCAAGGATCAAGAGAAAATTTTCTACAGTGACTACTTGAACTATTTCAGGAACCTCTAGAGCTTCATTGTGGACTTCTGGGACTGCGTCAAGGCCCCTAAATATCATTAGAGCTTTTTGGAATtctgtaaagtgtttttaaaaaactccCAGATTTTCAAGGAATCCTTGAATCTTTTCAATGCCTGGTTATTTTTTTCTAGGActcttaaaacattttcactgactATTTGAGCTTTCTCAGAAACCTTTACAACTTCCCTTAAGACTTTTGGAATCATATCAACCTTATTTAGAATCATATCAAGCTTCCTCAATAAATCTCAGAAGCTCTTTAGGGACCACAGAGATCAACAGAACTTTCTTGAACTCTAAAAGTTATTTTTCGAGAACTTCCAAAAATCTTTGTCCATAAGTTAGGCAACAAACTCACAAActccaaaaacatttccattgacttttgGAAGTTTCTCAAAAGCCTCTAGGACCATCTTAAGGACCTGTAGAGCTTTTCCAGAGACTCTTGGGAACAATATGAAACCACCAGTTAGTTAAGTTGTTTGACTCTCCATTGTTTTTCAGTAAAGCTGTGACCGTGGTAACCGCCTCCCAGCTAGCAGCTGCACCTCATGTCATCTACGTTTCTTCTCCTCAGCTTCAAATCAGTTTCATGCATTTATTGGAAACCAACTTTATCTAATCCCAGTGTCTCTGGGTTTTTTCATCCTTTTAACTGTGCTAATGAATAATAATTCACTGTCATTATGActtcacaaaaacaataaactgaTTGCGGAGTGAATGAAACCCTGACTGATTCAGTATTAAATGTATCcattttacacaaataaaattttacaaaatgacaaataaaggaAAGTGTAGTATTTGATCTGGgaattggttttaaaataagagATGAACTGATCCAGAATATagatccattcacacacattaaaataaaagaaaaaactactgCTCCAAATCAAACTCAAGAGTTTAtacttattttttataattcatCTTAATTAGTTTATGAATTGTTTATAATTAGGGCTCCACcttatgattattttttgtcAATCTATAGATTAATTTCCCTCTAAgctaatttttttcaattaatataacaattaatttatttgaacaAAGACATATATATTAAAACTCATATTTCTCATACTGAATTCACATATgatttgaaatgactttgtttttaacgTCCATGTCATGTTGGTGCTCAACATTGTGCTCTGCCAGTTCTGCTAATTGTTTGAcatattttgctgttgaataGTTAAATGTagattgcaccacattccttttaCTTGAATGGAACAAATCTGTAATACACAGATCAACAGTTAAGACTGGCCTAGTTTTTTGTGGGAGAATAAAGTCCTGCCCAACAAACTTtctcatatttgtttgtttaaagagtaGATGAttaaatcaaatattgaaatataaatgactgatgaatgaaaatgtacatttttagtgAATTAATTGttaatggcttttggcttgtcccttcaggggttgccaaaGCAGAACGGATGAGTTTTTCTCCCTTGGTGGCTTGACAGAGCCAcacttggtggggtgggattcgagcccactgccttctgcatcccaacccaatgctctaacactgagccaccagagcccctttataaattaattgttatattaaaaacagCTTGTTAGGAAAATAATATATAGATTATGTGCAGGTACTGTGAGGTAATTTACTTTAGTATGACAGAATTGTCACAGATCCCGAATCTTTGTGCCCCAGGTACAATTCCCATAATTCACCTGGTAACAGTAAGTACCTGTGGTTCAAAAATGGCCATGTGAATAGTCGTGAAATGCTTGCGTCCTCCCGTGGTCGACATATGATCACAGCTCCAATAATGATAATAAGAAGAATTTAtgcctttttatttaactttataatATTGTGGAGTCACGTTGATAATTATCATCTCGTGAATTAGAATTAATTGAAAAATTTCTATTCAGAAATTAACTTTTTAGTAGTAAAAGCTGCTGAACACCTTCAGGGGAGTCATGGGACTCTTGGTGGCCTCCCTCACTGTCTCCTTCTTGTATAGTCACTGAGTTTTTGAGGACAACCGGCTCTAGGCAAGTTTAGGCATGTGCCACATAACTTTCATTTTTGAACGATGGATTTAACTGTACTCCAAGACATATTTAATGACTAGGAATCGTTCTTCTATCTATGAACCTGGCTTCTGCTTTTCAGTCATCTTTTCAAAGGTGATgcaggttttgttttctcttcaaGGTTTGGATTTTGCAGGATACTGATCAGTGTTCAATGAAGTACTCAAACAAtgtaattaagtaaaagtaaaaatgcacaaataaataatatgtaatGTGATTGTAATATGTAACGCAGCCAtcgttagaaaaaaaaatcaatcgcTATCGATTGTCCGTTACCAGAGTTTGATCGTTTTTTCTGCAATCAGCTTGTAATGCCTACGGTATCCCACAATCCTCAGCGCTTCAAACTAGTTGCCAGTCATTGTG includes these proteins:
- the LOC137100164 gene encoding leucine-rich repeat-containing protein 3-like, which codes for MVAVTQICLFLLLQSDLLLLSINMVYETEGVHTTFHTVSLLQLSSSVVDVSPNRMILLFLLLLIIPLPNLVMTSSLLTMAHHGERVSAHKVCHQLEAPDGGVTVRCSGQRLTQVPVGLTNLTIRLHLDKNLLTFLPADAFSDLFLLTELDLSHNQLSLLEPGCFHGLASSLHFLDLSSNRLTTLDPTVLGNLGCLANLTHNPWHCDCKMQLSLPQLDLDPSSLAHVICESSDIPNLGTIGISVVLLVEDWDLCLSVRRTTDVVMLFTMFLWFSMLFSYLFYYIHQNQEHFRRHMEYLKTLQSNQV